The genomic region GATTACTTTATCTTATTTCCTAGGCGTGATTAACCTCAATTTCTTTCTCTTATATTTGCTGGTTTATATGGGCTACAATGTTGTCGTTTCGATGATTTCTATTACTATTGAAAGGTATATGTTTAGTGCGACTACTAGTACAGCTATGACACTTAAATTGATTTTATTTAGTATTTTAGAGTCTTTTGGATACAGACAAATGATGTCACTCTTTAGAATTGGGAATGTCTTTAAGAAGAAAAACCAATGGGGAGAAATGACTCGAAAACAAGGAAAGAAAGTTACAAACCCATAAAAGTAGAAACAAGAAGACACCAGTCTATCTCGTTTTTTTTAAAGTTTTTTTAAAGCTTTTCCTTATTTATATATAAGGAGTTGGGGTAATGGAGAATAAATTATATGGCAGAGAAATTAGCCAAGCAGAATGGAATGATGAGGCAAACTTACCAATACAAGCTATAAAAACTCCTGCTATAAAAAAACAGGATGGAAAATGGCAATGCCAGCGTTGTGGAACAACAGCCCCAGCGAAGTTTATCCAAGGGCCTTGCATTTGTGGCGAGAATTGTTTTTATTGTGTCGTTTGCTTAAATATGGCTAAACTAAAAAAATGCACGCAACTCTATTATTTACCTGAGATCAATGCCTTTGAACAATTAACAGCTTCCCCTTTAGCTTGGCAAGGTGAATTATCGAAAGAACAGGTCCGTGCTTCACAAAAAATTATTCAAACTTATTTAAATAAGGAAAGTCGTCTTATTTGGGCGGTTGCAGGATCAGGAAAAACTGAGATGATGTTTCAGGGAATTGCACACTGCCTCATGGAACAAGGAAGAGTTTGTATTGCCTCGCCTCGTATTGATGTGTGTTTAGAACTAGCACCACGCATCCAAGCAGCCTTTCCAACTATTAAAATCGCTCTACTCTATGGTGGAAGTGAGGAGTACACGTATACACCGCTGGTTATTGCGACTACACACCAACTGTTAAGATTTAAACAGGCTTTTGACTTATTGATTATTGATGAGGTGGATTCTTTTCCCTATCATAATGACCTTGCCTTGCAATTTGGCGCTGAAAAAGCTCGTAAAGTTGGGGGTGCGCTTCTCTATTTGACGGCAACGCCACCTGGTTATATGCAAAAGCAGATTGAGAGTGGTCAGCTAGCAGCCACTATTTTACCAGC from Jeotgalibaca dankookensis harbors:
- a CDS encoding DEAD/DEAH box helicase translates to MENKLYGREISQAEWNDEANLPIQAIKTPAIKKQDGKWQCQRCGTTAPAKFIQGPCICGENCFYCVVCLNMAKLKKCTQLYYLPEINAFEQLTASPLAWQGELSKEQVRASQKIIQTYLNKESRLIWAVAGSGKTEMMFQGIAHCLMEQGRVCIASPRIDVCLELAPRIQAAFPTIKIALLYGGSEEYTYTPLVIATTHQLLRFKQAFDLLIIDEVDSFPYHNDLALQFGAEKARKVGGALLYLTATPPGYMQKQIESGQLAATILPARYHGYPLPEIKTKWLGDWRKAIRKRVKKSLLIQTLASQLSRQRKCICFLPHIDLMLALEKWLQELYPTVRIMSVSAEDSERIAKIKAMRAGEVEFLLTTTILERGVTFIDIDVLVIGAEDSIFTESSLVQIAGRVGRHQNFPTGLVLFGHFGKTKAINNAIKQVKMMNQHAARAGLLNELSLM